The following coding sequences are from one Nicotiana tomentosiformis chromosome 3, ASM39032v3, whole genome shotgun sequence window:
- the LOC138907418 gene encoding uncharacterized protein, producing MPIGKLAKWQILLSEFDIVYVTQKAIKGQALADHLAENLVDKDYEPFTAYLSDEEVFFAEEDIVESYTGWRMFFDGATNYKGIGIGTVLVSESGQHYPASGKIRFPCTNNMAEYEACILGIRVAVDMNIKEILELCKKFKKIEFKNIPRIQNEFAYAFVTLSSMIQHPDKNYIDPIEVEIRDQHAYYFYVDEEPYANLNSDLMRKICEKFKIVHRNSTAYKPQMNGAVEAANKNIKRILRNIVDNHRQWHEKLSFALLGYQTSTRETPYMLVFGTEAMIPIKVEILSLRVIQEAKLDDAKWIRVRQE from the exons atgcctATAGGAAAATTGGCCAAATGGCAGATCCTTCTTAGCGAGTTCGACATTGTGTACGTAACGCAGAAGGCCATCAAAGGACAAGCTTTAGCTGATCATCTTGCAGAGAATCTAGTGGACAAAGATTATGAGCCGTTCACTGCATACCTTTCGGATGAAGAAGTGTTTTTCGCCGAAGAAGACATTGTAGAGTCATACACAGgatggagaatgttcttcgacggagcgaCAAATTACAAAGGAATAGGAATTGGGACAGTCTTAGTTTCAGAATCAGGACAACATTACCCAGCATCAGGAAAGATAAGGTTCCcctgcaccaataatatggccgaATACGAAGCATGCATCCTCGGAATTAGGGTGGCAGTTGACATGAACATCAAGGAGATTCTG GAGCTTTGTAAGAAGTTCAAAAAGATCGAGTTCAAGAACATTCCCAGGATCCAGAACGAGTTTGCCTATGCTTTCGTAACCTTGTCATCCATGATCCAACATCCAGATAAGAATTACATCGACCCTATTGAGGTAGAGATCAGGGATCAGCATGCATATTATTTCTATGTAGATGAAGAGCCGTACG ccaatctcaacagtgacctcATGAGGAAAATTTGTGAGAAGTTCAAAATCGTCCACCGTAACTCTACAGCATACAaaccgcaaatgaatggagcagttgaagcagccaacaaaaacattaaaAGGATTCTACGAAATATAGTGGATAATCAtaggcaatggcacgagaaattaTCTTTCGCCTTACTGGGTTATCAGACATCCACTAGGGAAACTCCATACATGTTGGTATTTGGCACCGAAGCTATGATACCCATAAAGGTCGAGATACTATCTTTAAGGGTCATTCAAGAAGCCAAGTTGGATGACGCAAAATGGATACGGGTCAGGCAGGAGTAA